The Campylobacter sp. CN_NE2 region GGCTGACTTGCGAAGCGCCCCTTTCCCCCTTAACAACCCCCATACCCTGCACGCTTTTATCGTGGCAAATTTAGAAAAAAGTTTGCAAACTTTTTTCTAAATTTGGTTTTATGGAAAATTTGCTAACGCAAATTTTTGGACTGAGTTGTTTTGTAAATTTAAACATTGGCGATTGCTTCTAATTTGCTACGCAAATTCTCGCAATGACAATGGAAGCAAATTTGAAATTTCAAAACAATTCAATGTTAAATTTAAACGACAAATGCCGACGATTTTTTGTGCTTACGAGTTTGGACGAGTGAGATAAGCCTGTTTTGGCTATCGAACGAAGTCCAAACGAAGTATCACAAAAAAGCTAGGCTGGGTTCAATCTCCAATTTATACCATAAATTTATCTTAAATTTAGCATACTTTCAGTATAATCCACACTTCATTTCACACGCATTTATCCTTATTTAGTTGCAAATTTGGCAAGTTGTGAAAGCAATTTTCACGCCCAAAAAGCCCTAAATTTGCTAAAAAATGCGGAGGAAGAAACTAAATTTCGGGCTAGTCCCATAAGGAGAAAACTCATGGTTACAATGAGAGATTTATTAGAATGTGGCGTTCATTTTGGTCACCAAACACGCCGCTGGAACCCAAAAATGAAGAAATTCATTTTCGGCGAGAGAAAAGGTATCTATATCATAGATTTGCAAAAAACTATCCGCTACTTCCGCTACACTTACAATGTCGTTCGCGACGCAGCAGCTGAGGGCAAAACAGTGCTATTTGTCGGCACTAAAAAACAAGCAGGTGCGACTTTGCGTGAATACGCCGAAAAATGCGGAATGCCATTTGTAAATCATCGCTGGTTAGGCGGTATGCTAACAAATTTCAGCACTATCAAACAATCAATCCGCAAACTAGAAGTCATCGAAGCTATGGAAGAAGACGGCTCAATCAACCTTCTAACAAAAAAAGAAGCCCTAATGCTACGCCGCAAAAAAGAGAAATTAGAGCAATATCTAGGTGGAATTCGCAATATGAAAAGCTTGCCTGATATGATTTTTGTCATCGATGTAGTAAAAGAAAAAATCGCCGTAGCAGAAGCAAACAGACTAAAAATCCCTGTCGTAGCTCCACTAGATACAAACTGCGACCCAGATGTTGTAGATTTCCCAATTCCGGGCAATGATGACGCTATCCGTTCAGTTCAACTTTTCTGCCAAGAAATGGCTGAGGCTATCAACGAAGGAAAAGCGCTAAGAGACCAAGACGGCGAAGTAAGCGAAGAAAAAGCAGAAGTAAGCCAAGAAGAAAAAGATGAAATCGTAGAAGAAGCGATGAGCGAAGAAGATTTCGAAACAGCAGAGGACGCAGAATAATGGAAATTTCAGCACAAATGGTAAAAGAGCTCCGTGAAAGCACCGGAGCAGGTATGTTAGAGTGTAAAAAAGCGTTGGTCGAAACAGCAGGCGATATGGAAAAGGCTGTTGATTGGCTACGCGAAAAAGGTCTTGGCAAAGCTGCTAAAAAAGCTGATAGACTAGCTAGTGAAGGCTTAGCGCAAGTTTTGATAAATAATGACTGCACAACAGGAAGCCTAATCGAAGTAAATTCAGAAACAGACTTTGTCGCTAAAAACGAAAAATTCGTCGATATGGTTAAAAAAACAATCAATCAAATTCAAGCAAAAGGCTTAAAAACAATCGACGAGCTAAACGCTAGTGAAATCGACGGCGTTAAATTTGAAGATTATTTAAAAAATCAAATCGCTACAATCGGCGAAAATTTGGTTGTTCGCAGATTTGATACTATCAAAGGCGAAGTAGTAAGCGGCTACTTGCACTCAAACGGCAGAGTTGCCGTTGTCATCGCTGCCGAGTGCGGTGGTGCCGATAAAGCAAAAGTGGGCGAGTTTTTAAAATCACTTTGTATGCACGCAGCTGCGATGAAACCAAGCGTTATTAGCTACAACGAATTTGATAAAGATTTTATCGAAAAAGAAGTTGTAGCGCTTAAAGCTGAGCTAGAAAAAGAAAATGAAGAGCTTGTAAGACTAGGCAAACCGCTTCATAAAATCCCTGAATTTGGCTCAAAATCTCAAATCACAGATGAAGTTTTGGCTCGTGTAACGCAAGATTTAAAAGCCGAACTTAAAAAACAAAACAAACCTGAGCAAATTTGGGATAAGATAATTCCGGGTCAAATAGATAGATTTTTTGCCGATAATACGATTTTAGATCAAAGATTAACACTTTTGGGACAATTTTTCGTAATGGACGATAAAAAAACTATCGAGCAAGTTATCGCTGAAAAAAGCAAAGAACTTGGCGGAAATATCGTTATCACAAGCTATGTTCGCTACGAAGTAGGCGAGGGCTTAGAGAAAAAAGTTGATGATTTTGCTGCCGAAGTTGCGGCTCAAATTGGCTAAAAATGGAACTTTTAAAGGGCGTTAATCTTACTCATGCGTATGATTATACGCTCTTTGAAAATATAAATTTATCAATCCACGAAAAAGAGAGCATAGCCGTTTTGGGTGTGAGCGGTTGTGGGAAATCCACTCTTTTGCACATTTTATGCACTTTGTTAAAGCCAAATTTGGGCGAAGTTTATTTTAATGAAAAAGAAATTTACTCACTTAAAGATGATGAAAAAATCAAAATTCGCAGAAATGATTTTGGTATAATTTTTCAATCACACTACCTTTTTAAGGGCTTTTCAGCGTATGAAAATATAGAACTAGCTGCAAAACTTACAAAACAAGAGATCGATGAGAAAATCTTGCAAAAGCTAAAAATCCAAAGTGTCGTAAAACAAAGCGTAGGGGATCTTAGTGGCGGTCAGCAACAACGAATTAGCATAGCAAGGGTGCTAAGTAAAAAACCAAAAATAATTTTTGCCGATGAACCCACAGGAAATTTAGACAAAGATACGGCAAATGATGTAATGAGCGTGATTTTTGATTATATCCAAGAAGTCAGTGGCGCACTCGTGCTAGTAACGCACGATGAAAATTTGGCCAAAAAATGCTCCACGGTTTATCGCTTAAACGAAAAAAAATTAGAAAAAATCTCATAAATTTATCCAAAAATAAGCAACTAATAATAAAAAATGTTCTAAAATATCCTATTAATTTGTCGTAAGAGAGTTGCAAAATGAAAATTTTACTTGATAATAACAATGCTTCGATCGCAAATGTCGTAAATATCTGTTGCGAACGCATAAATGCGGAAGTTTTGCCATACTCAAATGACATAGACGAATATGATTTGATTATTAAAAATTATGATGATGGTTGCGATATTTCGGAATTTGATAAAACAAAAACACTTTTTTTGGTTCCGAAAAATTTAATCGGTAACTTTTCGTCAAATTTGTCTTTGCCAAAGCCGTTTTTGCCGATAGATTTGATAAATTTTTTAACAAATTTTGGCTCTTTTGTTTCTAATTCTAACAGCGACGAAACTCAAAATTTAGATAATACTTTTAGCGAAGCTATGGGCGAAAAAATCGCACAAGATATACAAACCATAAGCCAAATCGTCAAAGAAATCGACGATATGCCTACACAAAATCAAGAAAAAATTCAAATAGGGGGTGCCATTATGCCTAGCGGTAGCGAAAATATAGATAATGTCATAGATATACTAGATGATGATAGACCGCTCGATGAAATCTTAAAAGAACTTAACCAAAAAGCTAAGAGCTCTCAAACGACAAATATCGCCGAGACAAAAGTCGAGACACAAAACGCACAAACTAGCGAGAATTTGGCTGTGCCTGTAATACCGTTAGATGAGAATTTTGATATGGACGATGATATTCCGCTTGATCAATTTATCCAAAATATGCAAAATCAAAGCACAGAAAATTCTCAAAATTTACAAAATTCACAGAGTGTGGAAAATTTACAAAATTCGCAACCAAACGGTAACGAAATAAGCATAGATGATAATTTTGAGCTAGATGATGATATTCCTCTTGATCAATTTATCCAAAATATGCAAAAAAATGAAGTTTCAAACGAACAAGAGGAATTTAATCAAATTTTAAATAGCATCGATAAAGATGATTTTGCCAAAGATGACAACGGGCAAAATTCGGCTACTAGCGATAATCTTGCGCAAATTCAAAATTTAAACACAGAAGAAAATTCGCAGATCAAACAGGCAGATGATGATTTTGTGCCACTTGAACTAAATGATGATATTGATTTGGTGCCTTTAAATTTAGCTGAACAAGATGATACAAATTTATTTGACGATGATGAGTTGCCGCCGCTAGAAATGCCAAATGACGATGATTTTGCGCCGTTAAATTTGCTAGAACAAGACGATATAAGCTTTGACGATGATGAATTGCCACCACTAGAAATTCCAAATATTGATGATTTTACTCCATCAAGCCTAGCTGATGATACAAAATACGGAAAAGCCCAAAATATCAGTAGCGACGAAGTGGCTCCGTTAGAAATTTTAAACGATGATACAAATAAAGTAAATTTAGTCGATGAGCCACAAGATGAAGCGCCAATCGGGCTTGTATCGGATGATGAGATTGCTATTCCTATCATCAATGATCTCCCAAAACAAACAATCGAAACTAAAAAAGTTGAAGAACCAAAAGATTTTTCTAGTTTAAAACTCGTTGAAGTCGGCAAATTTGCAGATGATGAGTTGCAAAAATTGCCAGAAAAACCACAAGAAAAAGTGGAAGACGAAGACGAAAAACAAGACAATGAAAATTTGCAAAAAAATCAAAGTGAAAAAGAGCAAATTTTGGCTCAAAATGACGAAGAAATGAGCATTGATGAGTTAAAAGAAAAACTAGAAGAAACATTTAAAAAAGCTTTCGAAATGAGTGTTGCTAGTGATGAAAAATTAGCTAAGGCATTAAGAAATCTAAAATTTGATCTAAATATTGCTTTTAAGGATAAATAGTTTGAAAGGGCAAATTTTACTGATTTCAGGTCCA contains the following coding sequences:
- the rpsB gene encoding 30S ribosomal protein S2 produces the protein MVTMRDLLECGVHFGHQTRRWNPKMKKFIFGERKGIYIIDLQKTIRYFRYTYNVVRDAAAEGKTVLFVGTKKQAGATLREYAEKCGMPFVNHRWLGGMLTNFSTIKQSIRKLEVIEAMEEDGSINLLTKKEALMLRRKKEKLEQYLGGIRNMKSLPDMIFVIDVVKEKIAVAEANRLKIPVVAPLDTNCDPDVVDFPIPGNDDAIRSVQLFCQEMAEAINEGKALRDQDGEVSEEKAEVSQEEKDEIVEEAMSEEDFETAEDAE
- the tsf gene encoding translation elongation factor Ts: MEISAQMVKELRESTGAGMLECKKALVETAGDMEKAVDWLREKGLGKAAKKADRLASEGLAQVLINNDCTTGSLIEVNSETDFVAKNEKFVDMVKKTINQIQAKGLKTIDELNASEIDGVKFEDYLKNQIATIGENLVVRRFDTIKGEVVSGYLHSNGRVAVVIAAECGGADKAKVGEFLKSLCMHAAAMKPSVISYNEFDKDFIEKEVVALKAELEKENEELVRLGKPLHKIPEFGSKSQITDEVLARVTQDLKAELKKQNKPEQIWDKIIPGQIDRFFADNTILDQRLTLLGQFFVMDDKKTIEQVIAEKSKELGGNIVITSYVRYEVGEGLEKKVDDFAAEVAAQIG
- a CDS encoding ABC transporter ATP-binding protein, translated to MELLKGVNLTHAYDYTLFENINLSIHEKESIAVLGVSGCGKSTLLHILCTLLKPNLGEVYFNEKEIYSLKDDEKIKIRRNDFGIIFQSHYLFKGFSAYENIELAAKLTKQEIDEKILQKLKIQSVVKQSVGDLSGGQQQRISIARVLSKKPKIIFADEPTGNLDKDTANDVMSVIFDYIQEVSGALVLVTHDENLAKKCSTVYRLNEKKLEKIS